In Cercospora beticola chromosome 3, complete sequence, the following proteins share a genomic window:
- the RPL12 gene encoding 60S ribosomal protein uL11 (BUSCO:EOG092651LN): MAPKFDPNEEKIIHLRATGGEVGASSALAPKIGPLGLSPKKVGEDIAKATGDWKGLRVTVRLTIKNRQAAVSVVPSASSLVIKALKEPPRDRKKEKNIKHTKSIPLDEIINIAKTMRHKSMAKDLKGTVLEILGTAFSTGCQVDGRSPKAISDDIKAGEIEIPEE; this comes from the exons ATGG CACCAAAGTTCGACCCCAACGAGGAGAAGATTATCCACCTCCGCGCCACTGGTGGTGAGGTTGGTGCTTCGTCCGCTCTTGCCCCAAAGATTGGTCCTCTCGGTCTCTCGCCAAAGAAGGTTGGAGAAGATATCGCAAAGGCCACCGGTGACTGG AAAGGTCTCCGTGTCACCGTTCGCTTGACCATCAAGAACCGTCAAGCCGCCGTCTCGGTCGTCCCATCCGCTTCGTCGCTCGTCATCAAGGCCCTCAAGGAGCCACCGCGAGAccgcaagaaggagaagaacatCAAGCACACCAAGTCCATCCCTCTCGATGAGatcatcaacatcgccaAGACTATGCGCCACAAGTCCATGGCCAAGGACCTGAAGGGTACCGTTTTGGAGATTCTCGGCACTGCTTTCTCCACTGGCTGCCAGGTTGACGGCCGCTCGCCAAAGGCCATTTCAGACGACATCAAGGCCGGCGAGATCGAAATCCCAGAGGAGTAA
- a CDS encoding mitochondrial 54S ribosomal protein uL4m (BUSCO:EOG09264NNY): MASKRAAVPAKHLVNGFRLYEQPTRCFARSMATASQEPLAAPEDTIVEAYAESQSPHTAPQMSRDMLKDTFTVPPPESLSDDVTIPLSWQKAYQAPPNPFQKKAQCTIYKFPSLEPTSFISYPGTHLLLPIRKDILHRAVIFEADASRRGTASTKWRSEVHGSNRKVRPQKGTGSARLGDKKSPMLKGGGVAFGPKPRDFSTDLPKKVYDRAWRTALSYRYKKGELIVAEDKIDVTRVHENSLERYMTDVLKWNGLGNHDEKKYGKSLFLTLERREGLFAALEKGKMHRHARAIEAEWVDVKDLLEGGRLIVEKAALEQLFEEHESDLRPSEKLVMQMPELYDEEVEAGDRALSLS; encoded by the coding sequence ATGGCATCAAAACGAGCGGCGGTACCGGCGAAGCACCTCGTCAATGGGTTCCGGTTATATGAACAGCCCACGCGATGCTTCGCCCGATCTATGGCCACGGCATCCCAGGAGCCTCTCGCAGCTCCGGAAGATACCATCGTCGAAGCCTACGCCGAGTCGCAGAGTCCACACACGGCACCGCAAATGTCGCGCGATATGCTTAAAGACACATTTACCGTGCCTCCACCCGAATCCTTAAGCGACGATGTCACAATACCTCTATCATGGCAGAAAGCCTATCAAGCACCACCGAACCCCTTCCAAAAGAAGGCCCAATGCACCATCTACAAGTTCCCCTCCCTCGAACCGACCTCATTCATTTCCTACCCAGGCAcacatcttcttctgcccaTCCGCAAAGACATCCTCCACCGCGCCGTAATCTTCGAAGCCGATGCCTCACGCCGCGGAACGGCGAGCACAAAATGGAGATCCGAAGTCCACGGCTCCAACCGCAAAGTGCGACCACAAAAGGGCACAGGAAGCGCGCGATTAGGCGATAAGAAATCTCCCATGCTCAAGGGAGGAGGTGTAGCATTTGGACCCAAACCACGAGACTTCAGTACGGACTTGCCAAAGAAAGTGTACGATCGCGCTTGGAGGACAGCGTTGAGTTATCGGTACAAGAAGGGAGAATTGATCGTTGCCGAGGACAAAATCGATGTGACTCGCGTGCACGAGAACAGCTTGGAAAGATACATGACTGATGTGCTAAAGTGGAATGGGCTCGGGAAtcacgatgagaagaagtatgGCAAATCATTGTTCTTGACACTAGAACGACGAGAAGGCCTCTTTGCCGCGCTGGAGAAAGGCAAGATGCACAGACATGCAAGGGCCATTGAAGCGGAATGGGTTGACGTGAAGGATTTGCTGGAAGGAGGGAGACTAATTGTCGAGAAAGCGGCGCTCGAGCAATTGTTTGAAGAGCATGAGAGTGACTTGAGACCCAGCGAGAAGCTGGTGATGCAGATGCCAGAATTGTACGATGAGGAAGTCGAAGCTGGGGATCGTGCCCTTAGTTTGAGCTGA
- a CDS encoding uncharacterized protein (BUSCO:EOG09262U7S), translated as MALERSARPMAQCLRCTRHERLLLPIRSFSTSTPCQDAETEQIKPARELDPLTVSTPRLERKLQREQGKMPIGSRRRRRAIASSANVPFEQLPYQCFQEARKFLQEDRAEKLDMIARYRQRIEKLSNSVPVTETEIAFKEKSLHDMRRKLEATKILADINDPMVKKRFEDGQGDMNKPIYRHLADKKWRSYERDLLIQRIETMYIVPDVLPEIDPIVSTKLTFANPNNPRKIRNVQHGEIVDTRISEHAPVLDIQSFERGEKLVTIAVVNPDVPNVEIDGFDNRCHFLACNVPISPTQTTVDLGKLRSEDQVILPWLPAYSQAGLPYQRMSIVILEQPASTDPTQNFIDSPVKVCKKFDLAEVKSLRDGRFARREDFPLRALRKDLQLKAIGLELFRTVWDEGTAGVMRRAGIVGDDVEFKRKRVEPLPYKRLKEERYR; from the exons ATGGCATTGGAGCGGAGTGCTCGCCCAATGGCGCAATGCCTTCGATGTACGCGCCATGAACGATTATTATTACCCATCCGGTCCTTCAGTACTTCGACGCCATGCCAGGATGCCGAAACGGAGCAGATCAAGCCCGCGCGAGAACTGGACCCATTAACCGTTTCGACGCCTCGTCTCGAACGAAAGCTGCAACGAGAGCAGGGCAAGATGCCCATAGGATCacgacggcgaagacgagcaaTAGCGAGCAGCGCCAACGTTCCATTCGAACAGCTCCCCTATCAATGTTTCCAGGAGGCTCGCAAGTTCCTGCAGGAAGACAGggcggagaagctggacatGATTGCGAGGTATCGACAACGAATCGAGAAACTGTCAAATTCTGTGCCCGTGACCGAGACCGAGATTGCGTTCAAGGAGAAGTCGCTCCATGATATGAGGCGGAAACTAGAGGCCACAAAGATTCTGGCTGATATCAACGATCCTATGGTCAAGAAGCGCTTCGAGGATGGACAAG GTGACATGAATAAGCCCATCTATCGTCATCTGGCCGACAAGAAATGGCGCTCCTACGAACGCGATTTACTCATACAACGTATCGAGACGATGTACATCGTTCCGGATGTGCTCCCAGAAATTGACCCCATCGTGTCAACGAAACTGACATTTGCCAACCCAAACAACCCTCGAAAGATCCGGAACGTACAACATGGCGAAATTGTTGACACACGGATATCCGAACACGCACCCGTCCTCGACATACAATCGTTCGAGCGCGGCGAGAAACTCGTCACAATCGCTGTCGTGAACCCGGATGTGCCTAATGTTGAGATCGACGGCTTCGACAACCGCTGCCACTTTCTCGCCTGCAACGTCCCAATATCTCCAACTCAAACCACCGTTGATCTGGGCAAGCTTCGCTCAGAAGACCAGGTCATTCTTCCCTGGCTACCGGCATACTCTCAAGCTGGTCTCCCATACCAACGCATGTCAATCGTCATCCTCGAACAACCCGCCTCCACCGATCCCACGCAGAACTTCATTGACTCTCCTGTCAAGGTCTGCAAGAAATTTGATCTTGCCGAAGTCAAGAGTTTGCGGGATGGAAGGTTTGCGAGGAGAGAAGATTTCCCATTGAGAGCGCTGAGGAAGGACCTGCAGTTGAAGGCCATTGGACTGGAGCTGTTCAGGACAGTATGGGACGAGGGAACTGCCGGTGTGATGCGAAGAGCGGGAATTGTGGGCGATGATGTGGAGttcaagaggaagagagtggAGCCGCTTCCGTATAAGAGACTGAAggaagagaggtatagatag
- a CDS encoding uncharacterized protein (BUSCO:EOG09260XH5), with product MHIGGLRTALFSYLLAKRTQGQFLLRIEDTDQKRLVPDAEQRLCDDLQWAGLQWDEGPQVGGAYGPYKQSERNHIYQEHARSLLDSGSAYRCFCTPQTTGSQGSKAAYVTSGCYQDCSSLSAGQAQDKAESKHEAYTIRLKQPIDVHKRVYTDLIYGKIQRLKRSPSAGQNAEDDSGIDAADTILVKSDGTPTYHFANVVDDHLMKITHVIRGTEWMASTPLHYDLYIAFGWTPPTFAHVGLLVDENKAKLSKRSDTGLVLDVKGMREQNGILPEVLTNFLALLGWSNPGRNDVLEMQELIRDFDLKFTKGNTIVRMEKLWFLQKQHVARRIEQARAANDITPIEDIISAIEKEAPTNTPFLQQHIGEGKLYPDLRTYIRDILLIDSKSYQTPQRFLTRNQYFFSYDSTLVPESPEHYHQDDNLTITASDLSQVIEHALSTPLHSAPSENSGGRHVSNDTLDAHIAHFSTLVHDRINTSIATHLKFGKDLVEESTGTRKAYNKALMRYLREKLSYGMPGPGIGQMMAVLGLEECCKRLLGDRSDLAKLHKNRE from the coding sequence ATGCACATAGGAGGACTGCGAACAGCACTGTTCAGCTATCTTCTCGCCAAACGTACTCAGGGTCAATTCCTGCTGCGAATAGAAGATACGGACCAAAAGAGACTAGTCCCGGATGCTGAGCAAAGGCTGTGTGACGATTTGCAGTGGGCTGGCCTGCAATGGGATGAAGGCCCACAAGTTGGCGGCGCGTATGGCCCCTACAAACAGTCCGAGAGAAATCACATCTACCAAGAACATGCTCGCAGTCTTCTAGACTCTGGAAGTGCATACCGATGCTTCTGTACGCCTCAGACCACAGGGTCACAGGGCAGCAAAGCCGCATATGTTACCAGTGGCTGCTACCAAGACTGTTCCTCGTTGTCGGCAGGACAAGCACAAGACAAAGCCGAGAGCAAACACGAGGCATACACGATACGCCTCAAGCAGCCCATTGATGTGCACAAGCGTGTCTATACGGACTTGATATATGGCAAGATCCAACGACTCAAGCGATCGCCAAGTGCGGGGCAGAACGCTGAAGATGATTCTGGCATCGACGCTGCGGATACAATCCTGGTGAAATCTGACGGCACACCTACATACCACTTCGCGAATGTTGTCGATGACCACCTGATGAAGATCACGCATGTTATTCGGGGCACCGAGTGGATGGCCAGCACGCCACTGCACTACGATCTATACATCGCGTTCGGTTGGACACCTCCTACATTCGCACACGTTGGGTTGCTTGTAGATGAGAACAAAGCCAAGCTCTCCAAACGAAGCGACACAGGTCTCGTACTAGACGTGAAAGGCATGCGAGAGCAGAATGGGATACTACCAGAAGTCCTTACCAACTTCCTCGCCCTGCTCGGCTGGAGCAATCCTGGCCGCAACGATGTGTTAGAGATGCAAGAGTTGATCCGAGACTTTGACCTCAAGTTCACAAAAGGCAACACCATAGTCCGCATGGAAAAGCTCTGGTTCCTACAAAAGCAACACGTTGCTCGTAGGATCGAACAAGCTCGTGCAGCTAACGACATCACTCCCATCGAAGACATAATCTCCGCCATTGAGAAAGAAGCACCAACGAACACACCCTTCTTGCAACAGCACATTGGCGAGGGCAAATTGTATCCAGATCTGAGAACCTACATCCGAGACATTCTCCTTATCGACTCCAAATCATATCAAACCCCGCAACGATTCCTCACTCGAAACcagtacttcttctcctaCGATTCTACTCTAGTTCCAGAATCTCCAGAGCACTACCACCAAGACGACAACCTTACGATTACAGCCTCGGATCTTTCTCAAGTGATCGAGCACGCACTATCTACGCCTCTGCATTCTGCCCCGAGCGAGAACTCCGGTGGGCGGCATGTCTCAAACGACACATTAGACGCGCACATTGCCCACTTCTCAACGCTAGTCCACGATCGTATCAACACGTCGATAGCAACCCACCTCAAGTTCGGCAAAGACTTAGTCGAGGAATCAACCGGAACAAGAAAGGCGTACAACAAAGCACTGATGCGGTACTTGCGAGAGAAATTGAGTTACGGAATGCCTGGACCCGGGATAGGACAAATGATGGCAGTGCTGGGCTTGGAGGAATGCTGCAAGCGGTTATTGGGTGACAGGAGCGACCTAGCGAAACTGCATAAAAACCGGGAATGA
- a CDS encoding uncharacterized protein (MEROPS:MER0029657), with protein sequence MFSSILALVAAASVATAEYVRCGTAQPNSTHVAEMNDAFFAADLQRVVAQAVSVNTYVHIVTTSAKSGQYTKAQAQQQMSVMNEAYAPLGISFNTQAIDITVNNAWAAASQGSSAERQMKQTLRQGSYSDLNLYFLSDLGGGLLGFCYFPLASPTSSDKILDGCINLAGSLPGGDATNYDEGYTAVHETGHWFGLYHVFQGSACTGSGDQVSDTPIQKTATSGCPASQDSCPNAAGADSIHNFMDYSYDRCMYEFTSGQSQRANAIYSQYRAGK encoded by the exons ATGTTCTCTTCGATCTTGGCCCTCGTGGCCGCTGCCAGCGTTGCTACAGCCGAATATGTTCGCTGCGGAACAGCACAACCCAACTCTACGCACGTGGCTGAGATGAAcgatgccttcttcgctgcagACCTTCAACGCGTTGTTGCCCAGGCCGTGTCTGTCAACACTTACGTCCACATTGTCACGACATCGGCGAAATCTGGACAATACACAAAAGCCCAAGCACAGCAACAGATGAGCGTCATGAACGAAGCATATGCTCC TCTCGGCATCTCCTTCAACACTCAAGCAATCGACATCACCGTCAACAATGCCTGGGCCGCCGCCTCCCAAGGCAGTTCCGCCGAACGCCAAATGAAGCAAACCCTCCGTCAAGGCTCCTACAGCGACCTTAACCTCTACTTCCTCTCCGACCTCGGTGGAGGTCTCTTGGGATTCTGCTACTTCCCTCTCGCAAGCCCAACCTCTTCGGACAAGATTCTCGACGGATGCATTAACCTTGCTGGAAGTCTGCCAGGCGGTGATGCCACCAACTACGACGAGGGTTACACTGCTGTGCACGAGACTGGTCAC TGGTTCGGCCTCTACCACGTCTTCCAAGGTTCCGCCTGCACTGGCTCCGGCGACCAGGTCTCCGACACTCCTATCCAGAAGACCGCCACAAGCGGCTGCCCTGCTTCGCAAGATTCTTGCCC CAACGCCGCCGGCGCAGACAGCATCCACAACTTCATGGACTACAGCTACGACCGCTGCATGTACGAGTTCACTTCTGGACAGAGCCAGCGTGCGAATGCTATTTACTCGCAGTACCGTGCTGGAAAATGA